One genomic window of Anaerolineae bacterium includes the following:
- a CDS encoding HAD family hydrolase, with protein MTIKAITFDFWATLYQPKTVNYNQRLYQLKEAIEAYSGETFDLAQFQAAVQTARTTWSRAWEEEHRTIAAGEWLGVMLTQLGISLAPPHLLEIKTRLENSVLDDLPAPVAGVETMLAGLARDYRLAVISDTGLTPGRILHQIMKKDRLDGYFAHFTFSDEVGYSKPNVRAFLATLKALAAKPHEAVHIGDLLRTDIDGAQKVGMRAVQYIGVNYDQADSSSKPAQTPIIPDAIIKDYAELPLLLKQWQGGSS; from the coding sequence TTGACCATCAAAGCCATCACCTTTGATTTTTGGGCCACCCTTTACCAACCCAAAACCGTAAATTATAACCAACGCCTGTACCAGCTCAAAGAAGCTATTGAAGCGTACAGCGGAGAAACATTTGACCTGGCGCAATTCCAGGCGGCGGTGCAAACGGCGCGAACCACCTGGAGCCGGGCCTGGGAAGAGGAACACCGCACCATTGCCGCCGGGGAGTGGTTGGGCGTGATGTTGACCCAATTGGGAATTTCGCTGGCCCCGCCCCATTTGTTGGAAATCAAAACTCGTTTGGAAAACAGCGTGCTGGATGATTTGCCCGCGCCTGTAGCGGGGGTTGAAACGATGCTGGCCGGGTTAGCGCGGGATTACCGCCTGGCCGTCATCTCCGACACCGGCCTGACCCCGGGCCGGATCCTGCATCAAATCATGAAAAAAGATCGGCTTGATGGTTATTTTGCCCATTTCACTTTTTCCGACGAAGTGGGGTACAGCAAACCCAATGTGCGGGCCTTTTTGGCCACGCTCAAGGCGTTGGCGGCTAAACCTCATGAAGCTGTCCACATTGGCGATCTACTGCGCACCGACATTGATGGCGCTCAGAAGGTGGGTATGCGGGCGGTACAGTATATTGGCGTCAATTATGATCAGGCAGACTCTTCTTCTAAGCCGGCGCAAACCCCAATTATACCGGATGCCATTATCAAAGATTACGCCGAATTGCCGCTGCTGCTGAAACAGTGGCAGGGAGGGTCGAGCTAA